In one Gadus morhua chromosome 7, gadMor3.0, whole genome shotgun sequence genomic region, the following are encoded:
- the LOC115547126 gene encoding odorant receptor 131-2-like, with amino-acid sequence MAFFVPAVRLGAGHLRANVSNGLQYLENQEYILYTTFSVGLGCTFLCLNCVLLYTLRSKPVFRETSRYILLYNLLFADTAHLALSLLLYILAVGRLKLTMSVCGLLTMFSIYVDSISPLTLAVMSVERYVAVCFPLRHADLVTIRNTGAAIAAVWTVCSLNIVIRVLILVVWRPDYELNEKMKDFCSKEALFLTPMTKHFDEAYSGFVFLFGGLAILFSYVGVTLVARSASSDKASVRKAGKTVLLHFFQLVLILTFTLNSIILTAFARQLDRKSLVRLSIIIFLCLNLFPRCLSALIYGLRDQTLRPALLNNICCQLRCLVGPNKTKFRKRT; translated from the coding sequence ATGGCCTTTTTTGTTCCAGCGGTAAGGCTAGGTGCAGGACATTTGAGGGCTAATGTCAGCAATGGTTTGCAATATCTAGAAAATCAAGAATATATTTTGTACACCACTTTCTCTGTGGGGTTAGGCTGTACTTTTCTATGCTTGAACTGTGTTCTCCTTTACACCTTGAGGAGCAAGCCAGTTTTTCGTGAGACATCCCGTTACATTCTGTTGTATAATCTGCTCTTTGCCGATACTGCTCATCTTGCATTAAGTTTGTTATTGTACATACTGGCTGTAGGCAGACTTAAGCTAACAATGTCTGTTTGTGGTTTGCTTACCATGTTCTCTATTTACGTTGATTCGATCTCTCCTCTTACTCTGGCAGTGATGTCTGTGGAGAGATATGTGGCTGTGTGCTTTCCTCTGAGACATGCAGACCTTGTCACCATCAGAAACACAGGAGCAGCCATTGCTGCTGTGTGGACGGTCTGTTCTCTCAATATCGTCATACGGGTGTTAATACTTGTTGTTTGGCGACCTGACTATGAATTGAATGAGAAAATGAAGGACTTCTGCTCAAAAGAGGCACTGTTTCTGACACCTATGACTAAACATTTTGATGAAGCATATTCcggttttgtgtttttatttggggGTCTTGCAATTTTATTCTCTTATGTTGGTGTGACTCTGGTTGCCAGGTCAGCCTCGTCAGACAAAGCTTCCGTCAGAAAGGCAGGAAAAACTGTTTTACTTCATTTCTTTCAGTTGGTCCTGATACTAACCTTCACCCTCAATTCTATCATCCTCACAGCCTTTGCAAGACAATTGGACAGAAAATCTCTGGTGCGTTTGTCCATTATAATCTTTCTGTGTTTGAATCTATTTCCCAGGTGTCTAAGTGCTCTCATTTATGGCCTCAGGGATCAAACGCTCAGACCAGCCCTCCTGAACAACATCTGTTGTCAGTTAAGATGCTTGGTCGGCCCAAACAAGACTAAATTCAGAAAAAGAACCTAG